In Frondihabitans sp. PAMC 28766, a genomic segment contains:
- a CDS encoding GNAT family N-acetyltransferase — translation MPTPTPRIVIRSTTESDWPEVRAFRLENAAEHPISYGATLDTVLGFEEEAWRMRARRGDQADQASFVAIDEVSGDWVGMMAGRLGDEFGQDPVLTGVYVSAAYRGRTFGIADTLLGPVESWAAALAPTIRLWVFEGSEPAIRFYRRHGYELTGRSRPHGFVPDGRVLEMQRRLRPAFASPSPGSQA, via the coding sequence GTGCCCACGCCGACCCCGCGCATCGTGATTCGGAGCACTACTGAGAGCGACTGGCCGGAGGTGCGCGCTTTCCGGCTCGAGAACGCCGCCGAACATCCGATCTCATACGGCGCGACCCTCGACACGGTGCTCGGGTTCGAGGAGGAGGCATGGCGGATGCGTGCCCGGCGGGGCGACCAAGCCGATCAGGCGTCTTTCGTCGCGATCGACGAGGTCAGCGGCGACTGGGTCGGGATGATGGCGGGCCGACTCGGCGACGAATTCGGCCAGGATCCCGTGCTGACAGGTGTGTACGTCTCGGCCGCCTACCGAGGCCGCACGTTCGGCATCGCCGATACCCTTCTCGGGCCGGTGGAGTCGTGGGCCGCTGCGCTGGCTCCCACGATTCGGCTGTGGGTCTTCGAGGGCAGCGAGCCGGCGATTCGGTTCTACCGCCGGCACGGCTACGAGCTCACCGGCCGAAGCCGGCCGCACGGGTTCGTGCCCGACGGTCGAGTGCTCGAGATGCAGCGCCGGCTGCGCCCCGCATTCGCGTCTCCGTCGCCCGGCTCGCAGGCGTGA
- a CDS encoding YafY family protein — translation MKRAERLYAVVDLLRGSHLPTSAARLSREFDVSARTIERDIQSLQVAGVPIYADHGAAGGYSILKEFSLPPLNLTASESLAVLAGLGLLESSPYGAAVRRARAKILAVMDDDRLAPVQSVLSTMHVIEAPAPDPVPGEPGEVPTDLLSDAITARRVVRLGYLGDDGVSTTTRDVETMGLLRGGDSWLLVGWCRLRDGIRGFHLERITRLEITDEVPPTRDPALLDTDLARWPTRRLGSRPGAQ, via the coding sequence ATGAAGAGAGCCGAGCGGCTGTACGCGGTGGTCGACCTGCTGCGCGGGTCGCATCTGCCGACGTCGGCCGCCCGGCTCTCGCGCGAGTTCGACGTCTCTGCGCGCACGATCGAGCGCGACATCCAGTCGCTGCAGGTCGCCGGTGTGCCGATCTACGCCGACCACGGGGCGGCCGGGGGCTACTCCATCCTGAAGGAGTTCTCGCTGCCGCCCCTCAACCTCACCGCATCGGAGTCGCTCGCCGTGCTGGCCGGCCTGGGGCTGCTGGAGTCGTCGCCCTACGGCGCCGCGGTTCGCCGCGCGAGGGCCAAGATCCTGGCCGTGATGGACGACGACCGGCTCGCGCCGGTGCAGAGCGTCCTGTCGACGATGCACGTGATCGAGGCGCCGGCGCCCGACCCGGTGCCGGGCGAACCGGGGGAGGTGCCGACCGACCTGTTGTCCGACGCGATCACCGCGCGCCGGGTGGTCCGGTTGGGCTATCTCGGTGACGACGGGGTCTCGACGACCACGCGCGACGTCGAGACCATGGGCCTCCTGCGCGGCGGCGACTCGTGGCTGCTCGTCGGCTGGTGTCGTCTCCGCGACGGCATCCGGGGCTTCCACCTCGAGCGGATCACGAGGCTCGAGATCACCGACGAGGTGCCGCCCACGCGCGACCCCGCCCTGCTCGACACCGACCTCGCCCGGTGGCCCACTCGCCGACTCGGCTCGAGGCCGGGAGCACAATGA
- a CDS encoding SDR family oxidoreductase — translation MPRTPQISVPDLAGTLAVVTGASDGIGLNIARRLAEAGAELILPVRNPTKGAAAVERITAAAPGSTVSTRELDLSSLESVAALGATLVSEGRPIQILVNNAGLMTPPTRQLTVDGFELQFGTNHLGHVAFAAHLLPLLRAGKARVTTQVSLSANQNAVNWDDLEWQHDYNPMKAYSSSKIALGLWALELNRRSIAEGWGITSNLAHPGISPTNLLAAQPGMGRPKDTTGVKMIRALSRRGILFGTPESAALPAVYAVTSPDAKGGRLYGPSGIGHLSGAPADEKMYSRLTSEQDATRIWDLSARLAGVSVG, via the coding sequence ATGCCTCGTACACCTCAGATCAGCGTCCCCGACCTGGCCGGCACGCTCGCCGTCGTCACGGGGGCCAGTGACGGCATCGGCTTGAACATCGCGAGGCGGCTGGCCGAGGCCGGCGCCGAGCTGATCCTGCCCGTCCGCAACCCGACGAAAGGCGCGGCCGCGGTCGAGCGGATCACCGCAGCGGCCCCGGGCTCGACGGTGTCGACCCGCGAACTCGATCTGTCGTCGCTCGAATCGGTCGCGGCGCTCGGCGCGACGCTCGTCTCGGAGGGGCGACCCATCCAGATCCTGGTCAACAACGCCGGCCTGATGACCCCGCCGACGCGGCAGCTGACGGTCGACGGTTTCGAGCTGCAGTTCGGCACGAACCACCTCGGTCACGTCGCCTTCGCCGCCCACCTGTTGCCGTTGCTGCGCGCAGGCAAGGCCCGCGTGACGACCCAGGTGTCGCTCTCGGCCAACCAGAACGCCGTCAACTGGGACGACCTCGAGTGGCAGCACGACTACAACCCCATGAAGGCCTACTCGTCGTCGAAGATCGCGCTCGGCCTCTGGGCGCTCGAGCTGAACCGTCGCAGCATCGCCGAGGGCTGGGGCATCACGAGCAACCTCGCCCACCCGGGCATCTCGCCGACGAACCTGCTCGCCGCTCAGCCCGGCATGGGCCGGCCGAAAGACACCACCGGCGTGAAGATGATCCGTGCGCTGTCGCGCCGAGGCATCCTGTTCGGCACGCCCGAGTCGGCCGCCCTGCCGGCCGTCTACGCGGTGACGAGCCCCGACGCGAAGGGCGGTCGCCTGTACGGCCCCTCCGGCATCGGCCACCTTTCGGGCGCACCGGCCGATGAGAAGATGTACTCGCGCCTGACATCCGAGCAGGATGCGACGCGCATCTGGGATCTTTCGGCCCGCCTCGCCGGCGTCTCGGTCGGCTAG
- a CDS encoding class I mannose-6-phosphate isomerase encodes MDPLALAPNQPADRAYRGGAGILALRGIGSTDDHVPEDFIASTTSVHGTDGIGLTVLDDGMTLKDAISLDPIGYLGLDHVNRYGADTGLLVKILSTGERLFNHVHPDAAFAAAHLGSPRGKTEAWLITDTGAGSGTVWLGFRDEVDLATLRRLVVDQDTSALLGALNELTVTAGDWVFVPAGTPHAIGDGITLVELQEPSDLSILLEYRGFPGIDPAGAFLGLDLDTALGAVDFQPLVGPMLAAVHGHAEEGNRVRLLPTGTDAFFRAELVAPAEPVILEPSFAVLIALDGVGELAWEGGSRALGRGDVILVPYDAGSTVISGSVRAIRCLPPV; translated from the coding sequence ATGGACCCTCTCGCCCTCGCACCCAACCAGCCGGCCGACCGCGCCTATCGAGGTGGCGCCGGCATCCTGGCCCTCCGTGGCATCGGCTCGACCGACGACCACGTGCCCGAAGACTTCATCGCCTCGACGACGAGCGTTCACGGCACGGACGGCATCGGTCTCACCGTGCTCGACGACGGGATGACGCTGAAGGATGCGATCTCGCTCGACCCGATCGGCTACCTCGGCCTCGACCACGTCAACCGATACGGCGCCGACACGGGCCTCCTCGTCAAGATCCTGAGCACCGGCGAGCGGCTCTTCAACCACGTGCACCCCGATGCGGCGTTCGCCGCAGCACACCTGGGGTCGCCGCGCGGCAAGACCGAGGCGTGGTTAATCACCGATACGGGCGCAGGATCAGGCACCGTCTGGCTCGGGTTCCGTGACGAAGTCGATCTCGCGACCCTTCGTCGGCTCGTCGTCGACCAAGACACGTCCGCGCTGCTCGGCGCGCTCAACGAGCTCACGGTCACGGCAGGTGACTGGGTCTTCGTGCCGGCCGGCACGCCGCACGCGATCGGCGACGGCATCACGCTCGTCGAGCTGCAGGAGCCGAGCGACCTGTCGATCCTGCTCGAATACAGAGGGTTCCCGGGCATCGACCCTGCCGGGGCGTTCCTCGGTCTCGACCTCGACACGGCCTTGGGCGCCGTCGACTTCCAGCCGCTCGTGGGGCCGATGCTCGCCGCTGTCCACGGTCACGCCGAGGAGGGCAACCGTGTCCGCCTCCTTCCGACGGGCACCGACGCGTTCTTCCGGGCCGAACTCGTCGCGCCTGCCGAACCAGTGATCCTCGAGCCGTCGTTCGCCGTGCTGATCGCCCTCGACGGCGTCGGCGAGCTCGCGTGGGAGGGCGGGTCGCGCGCTCTCGGCCGCGGCGACGTGATCCTGGTGCCGTATGACGCGGGCTCCACCGTGATCAGCGGCTCCGTTCGGGCGATCCGCTGCCTCCCGCCTGTCTGA
- a CDS encoding TetR/AcrR family transcriptional regulator, translated as MSTSTMRVDPRAARSLTALREAVLDLASRQEPSAILVTDLVKAAGVSRKTFYNHATSPIDLLRQALTDELDAARDHAESLFPMAADDLAAAVRTRLGGILRHVSNRRAVYLSPSGDGLSPELFQLLSTRFQAAVETSIAESYRVAPVVPGFDDEAHRAVAVEMYASFVGHAYAGAIQAWLQHPETDEVEFVLDLIVSALPPWMTVRPATGP; from the coding sequence ATGAGCACCTCGACGATGCGCGTGGATCCACGGGCTGCGCGCAGTCTCACGGCCCTGCGCGAGGCAGTCCTCGATCTGGCCTCGAGGCAGGAGCCGTCGGCGATCCTGGTCACCGACCTCGTCAAGGCCGCCGGGGTCAGCCGCAAGACGTTCTACAACCACGCGACGAGCCCGATCGACCTCCTCCGGCAGGCGCTGACCGACGAGCTCGACGCGGCGAGGGATCACGCCGAGTCGCTCTTCCCCATGGCGGCCGATGACCTGGCGGCGGCTGTCCGCACACGGCTCGGTGGCATCCTGCGCCATGTGTCCAACCGCCGGGCCGTCTACCTGTCACCCTCGGGCGACGGGCTCTCGCCCGAGCTCTTCCAACTGCTCAGCACGAGGTTCCAGGCGGCGGTCGAGACGTCGATCGCCGAGTCGTACCGGGTGGCGCCGGTCGTGCCCGGGTTCGACGACGAGGCGCACCGCGCCGTCGCCGTCGAGATGTACGCCTCGTTCGTCGGGCACGCCTACGCCGGGGCGATCCAGGCGTGGCTCCAGCACCCCGAGACCGACGAGGTCGAGTTCGTGCTCGACCTGATCGTGTCGGCGCTGCCGCCGTGGATGACGGTGCGACCGGCGACGGGGCCGTGA
- a CDS encoding MMPL family transporter: MATLLQRLGLFSSRRRWFVVIAWIVILGGVATAYEVAGGTLTSTFSIPGTPAQKVNDQLAKEFTSASGGSGQIVFSTKDGTAFTATEKAGVAAALTRASKAPAVSGTVNPFTSAVQRDAAATKLSDGQKQLTAAKAQITANQAKLDAAKAQLQAAGSAAPAGASAQLATQQAALDKASATLVSSQQQLTDGQRLLKDAAAIRTVSTDESTAVATVEFSKAITDITPDQLTTLRGDVDKQSIAGVNVNYSTALAAVSIGGGASEGIGIVIAAIVLFIMLGSLVAAGLPLLSAIVGVAVGAVGVLSFSGVVSESSTTPTLGLMLGLAVGIDYSLFILNRHRRNLRAGIPMRQSIGLATGTSGNAVMFAGITVIIALVALNVTGIGFLGLMGSAGALCVAMAVLVALTFTPAMLTFANTKVLPKKQRHLIRTEGVVSPAEAAEKVEHAVATPKKSGNVATRHPVVILIAGVIALLIIAIPATAMRLGLPDGSSEPASSTQYKAYTQIGKAFGEGTNGAIIVVANAPKTANAAALTHLEANIADKIMDVPNVVAAAAGGASTDKRTLIFQVIPKDGPSAATTEQVVKDLRNLSPTLDKQLNVTLGATGVTAINIDVSQKLADALPIYLIVVLGLSILIMILVFRSILIPIMATAGFLLSVLATLGAVTALFQFGWGEQLLGLHTPTPILSFLPTLLIGIVFGLAMDYQLFLVSGVREAHEHVHSARAAVREGLDGAKSVVIAAGLIMIGVFSGFATSGNSTIVPIGFGLAFGVLVDAFVVRMLLIPAVMTLLGEAAWWLPKWIDRILPDVDVEGASLAREEADPATGEVRVLVGAS, translated from the coding sequence ATGGCCACACTCCTGCAGCGACTCGGGCTGTTCTCTTCGCGGCGGCGGTGGTTCGTCGTCATCGCGTGGATCGTGATCCTGGGTGGCGTCGCGACCGCGTACGAGGTCGCCGGAGGCACGCTCACGTCGACGTTCTCGATCCCCGGCACCCCGGCGCAGAAGGTCAACGACCAGCTCGCGAAAGAGTTCACGAGCGCGAGCGGCGGCTCGGGCCAGATCGTCTTCTCGACGAAAGACGGCACGGCGTTCACCGCGACCGAGAAGGCCGGCGTCGCCGCCGCCTTGACCCGCGCGTCCAAGGCGCCCGCGGTCAGTGGCACGGTCAACCCCTTCACCTCCGCCGTTCAGCGCGACGCCGCGGCGACGAAGCTGAGCGACGGGCAGAAGCAGCTCACCGCAGCGAAGGCCCAGATCACTGCGAACCAGGCGAAGCTCGACGCCGCGAAGGCGCAGCTGCAGGCGGCAGGCTCCGCAGCCCCGGCGGGCGCCTCGGCCCAGCTCGCCACCCAGCAGGCCGCTCTCGACAAGGCGTCTGCAACGCTCGTGTCCTCACAGCAGCAGCTCACGGACGGCCAGCGCCTCCTGAAGGACGCCGCCGCGATCAGGACCGTGTCGACCGACGAGTCGACCGCGGTCGCGACCGTCGAGTTCTCGAAGGCCATCACCGACATCACACCCGACCAGCTCACGACGCTGCGGGGCGACGTCGACAAGCAGTCCATCGCCGGCGTGAACGTGAACTACAGCACCGCGCTCGCCGCGGTCTCCATCGGCGGCGGCGCCTCCGAGGGCATCGGCATCGTCATCGCGGCGATCGTGCTCTTCATCATGCTGGGGTCGCTCGTCGCCGCGGGCCTCCCCCTGCTGTCGGCAATTGTCGGAGTCGCGGTCGGCGCCGTCGGCGTCCTGTCGTTCTCAGGCGTCGTCAGCGAGTCGTCGACCACGCCGACCCTGGGCCTCATGCTGGGGCTGGCCGTCGGCATCGACTACTCGCTCTTCATCCTGAATCGGCACCGGCGGAACCTCCGCGCGGGCATCCCGATGCGGCAGTCCATCGGCCTGGCGACCGGCACCTCGGGCAACGCCGTCATGTTCGCCGGCATCACCGTGATCATCGCCCTCGTGGCCCTCAACGTCACCGGGATCGGGTTCCTCGGGCTGATGGGCTCGGCCGGCGCCCTGTGTGTCGCGATGGCCGTGCTCGTCGCACTGACCTTCACGCCCGCCATGCTGACTTTCGCGAACACGAAGGTGCTGCCCAAGAAGCAGCGTCACCTCATCCGCACCGAGGGCGTCGTCTCGCCCGCCGAGGCGGCCGAGAAGGTCGAGCACGCCGTCGCCACCCCGAAGAAGAGCGGCAACGTGGCGACCCGTCACCCCGTCGTGATCCTGATCGCCGGCGTCATCGCGTTGCTCATCATCGCGATCCCCGCGACCGCCATGCGGCTCGGTCTCCCCGACGGCTCGAGCGAGCCCGCCAGCTCGACGCAATACAAGGCGTACACGCAGATCGGCAAGGCGTTCGGCGAGGGCACCAACGGCGCCATCATCGTCGTGGCGAACGCGCCGAAGACCGCGAACGCCGCGGCCCTCACGCACCTCGAGGCGAACATCGCCGACAAGATCATGGACGTGCCGAACGTCGTCGCTGCGGCGGCCGGCGGGGCATCGACCGACAAGCGCACGCTCATCTTCCAGGTCATCCCGAAGGACGGCCCGAGCGCGGCCACCACCGAGCAGGTCGTGAAAGACCTGCGCAATCTGTCACCGACGCTCGACAAGCAACTGAACGTGACCCTCGGCGCCACCGGTGTCACGGCCATCAACATCGACGTGTCGCAGAAGCTCGCCGACGCGCTGCCCATCTACCTGATCGTGGTGCTGGGCCTGTCGATCCTGATCATGATCCTGGTGTTCCGTTCTATCCTGATCCCGATCATGGCGACGGCCGGATTCCTGCTGAGCGTGCTCGCGACGCTCGGCGCCGTCACCGCGCTGTTCCAGTTCGGCTGGGGCGAGCAACTGCTCGGTCTCCACACGCCGACGCCCATCCTGAGCTTCTTGCCGACGCTGCTGATCGGCATCGTGTTCGGGCTCGCGATGGACTACCAGTTGTTCCTGGTGTCGGGCGTGCGCGAGGCGCACGAGCACGTGCACTCGGCTCGTGCGGCTGTGCGTGAGGGCCTCGACGGTGCGAAGTCGGTCGTCATCGCGGCCGGTCTCATCATGATCGGCGTGTTCAGCGGGTTCGCGACGTCGGGCAACTCGACCATCGTGCCGATCGGCTTCGGCCTCGCATTCGGTGTGCTCGTCGACGCGTTCGTGGTGCGCATGCTGCTCATCCCCGCCGTGATGACGCTGCTCGGCGAGGCGGCCTGGTGGCTGCCGAAGTGGATCGACCGCATCCTCCCCGATGTCGACGTCGAGGGCGCCTCTCTCGCTCGCGAGGAGGCCGACCCCGCCACCGGCGAGGTCAGGGTGCTGGTCGGCGCAAGCTAG
- a CDS encoding VOC family protein, with translation MPQMFVNLPVTDLDRAKAFYTAVGFTINPLFTDDKAACVVVEEDHNYFMILARDYFQTFSDRPIGDPAVTVSAATSIMLDSRDAVDKAVGDGLAAGGSEARPATDLGFMYQRQLTDPDGNVLELGHMDPTAAAQGPGAA, from the coding sequence ATGCCTCAGATGTTCGTCAACCTGCCCGTGACCGATCTGGACCGCGCCAAGGCGTTCTACACGGCCGTCGGATTCACTATCAACCCGCTCTTCACCGACGACAAGGCGGCCTGCGTCGTGGTCGAAGAAGACCACAACTACTTCATGATCCTGGCGCGCGACTACTTCCAGACCTTCAGCGACCGGCCCATCGGCGATCCTGCCGTCACCGTGTCGGCTGCGACGTCGATCATGCTCGACAGTCGCGACGCGGTCGACAAGGCGGTCGGTGACGGTCTTGCCGCCGGCGGCTCAGAGGCGCGACCCGCGACCGACCTGGGTTTCATGTACCAGCGGCAGCTGACCGACCCCGACGGCAACGTGCTCGAGCTCGGCCACATGGACCCGACTGCCGCGGCGCAGGGCCCCGGCGCCGCCTGA
- a CDS encoding nuclear transport factor 2 family protein, with amino-acid sequence MTENDTITTTTAAADSLAVWLEMWNGDADIARLICSDDFRIHFGTTETDGSSPGDDVRGGDAFATYLGGYHAQHPDVVFSEVAQAIDGEHGRMLWNVAIGDRHAGGVDIFDFTAEGLVNEVWSVTGSRPMTV; translated from the coding sequence ATGACTGAAAACGACACCATCACAACCACGACCGCCGCCGCCGACTCCCTCGCCGTGTGGCTCGAGATGTGGAACGGCGACGCCGACATCGCCCGCCTCATCTGCAGCGACGACTTCCGCATCCACTTCGGCACCACCGAGACCGACGGCTCGAGCCCGGGTGACGACGTGCGCGGGGGCGACGCCTTCGCAACGTACCTCGGCGGGTATCACGCCCAGCATCCCGACGTCGTCTTCTCGGAGGTGGCCCAGGCCATCGACGGCGAGCACGGCAGGATGCTGTGGAACGTCGCGATCGGCGACCGTCACGCCGGCGGCGTCGACATCTTCGACTTCACGGCCGAGGGCCTCGTCAACGAGGTCTGGTCGGTCACCGGCAGCCGCCCGATGACTGTCTGA
- a CDS encoding MFS transporter, whose product MTTEAIPTSRTPAVPSGRTPRQKLVLPGLMFVGLVTTAVGSLGAPLLPTIDADYHVSVGEGQWALTISLLAGAIAAPILGRVADGGRRKEVISTALVLVALGCILAALPLGFGWFLAGRALQGVGLGLIPLAITVARHALPHDRAANGIALLGVTTVAGLGIGYPLAGLVVQFFSLSTAFWVGAVITVLTIVAAIVIIPTSVPGPHARLDLGGTLLLGVAVAGLLLVCAEGSDWGWGSIKLIGCLVIGVAAGVVWVFYELRSPAPLVNLRLLAHPSVLAADIVVVLVGAGIYPLLSLVVRYAQTPASNGYGYGYSAALAGLLLLPYSFASFAASRIVQRLLKRYSLEALVVVSSVVLIASMVMFLLTRQLLIPLLIALILAGLGTGAVFAINPAQINAGVPAHETGSANSFYQVLRYIGYSLGTALSATFLVGSIPRGGGTPTEGGYSLAAWFAIIALVAALIAAVLLSRHSKHASASLIQTIESISE is encoded by the coding sequence GTGACAACCGAAGCGATCCCGACCTCCCGCACCCCGGCCGTGCCTTCGGGCCGCACTCCCCGTCAGAAGCTCGTCCTCCCCGGCCTGATGTTCGTCGGCCTGGTGACCACGGCGGTGGGGAGCCTCGGTGCGCCGCTGCTGCCGACGATCGACGCCGACTATCACGTCTCGGTCGGCGAAGGGCAGTGGGCCCTGACCATTTCACTGCTCGCCGGGGCGATCGCTGCTCCGATCCTCGGCCGGGTGGCCGACGGCGGGCGCCGCAAAGAGGTCATCTCGACCGCGCTCGTGCTCGTCGCCCTCGGTTGCATCCTCGCGGCTCTCCCGCTCGGCTTCGGCTGGTTCCTCGCCGGCCGTGCGCTGCAGGGCGTCGGCCTCGGGCTGATCCCTCTGGCGATCACCGTGGCTCGCCACGCACTCCCCCACGACCGGGCGGCCAACGGCATCGCCCTGCTCGGCGTCACGACGGTGGCGGGGCTCGGCATCGGTTACCCGCTGGCGGGCCTCGTCGTGCAGTTCTTCAGCCTCTCCACCGCGTTCTGGGTGGGGGCCGTGATCACCGTGCTAACCATCGTGGCAGCGATCGTCATCATCCCCACGTCCGTCCCGGGTCCGCATGCGCGCCTCGATCTGGGCGGCACGCTCCTGCTGGGTGTCGCGGTCGCCGGGCTGCTGCTCGTGTGCGCCGAGGGCAGCGACTGGGGCTGGGGCTCGATCAAGCTGATCGGCTGCCTCGTGATCGGTGTCGCGGCCGGCGTCGTCTGGGTGTTTTACGAGCTCCGCAGCCCTGCGCCGCTGGTCAACCTCCGCCTGCTGGCCCACCCGTCCGTCCTCGCCGCCGACATCGTGGTCGTCCTCGTCGGCGCCGGCATCTATCCGCTGCTCTCGCTCGTGGTGCGCTACGCGCAGACGCCCGCGAGCAACGGATACGGCTACGGCTACTCCGCCGCTCTCGCCGGCCTCCTGCTGCTGCCCTACTCGTTCGCCAGCTTCGCCGCGAGCCGCATCGTGCAGCGACTCCTGAAGCGCTACTCGCTGGAGGCGCTCGTCGTGGTGTCGAGCGTCGTGCTCATCGCCTCGATGGTGATGTTCCTGCTCACGCGACAGCTGCTCATACCGCTGCTGATCGCCCTCATCCTGGCCGGGCTCGGTACCGGGGCGGTCTTCGCGATCAACCCGGCGCAGATCAACGCCGGGGTGCCGGCGCACGAGACCGGCAGCGCCAACAGCTTCTACCAGGTGCTGAGATACATCGGCTACTCGCTCGGGACGGCGCTCAGCGCGACATTCCTGGTCGGCTCCATCCCGCGCGGCGGCGGCACGCCGACCGAGGGCGGCTACAGCCTGGCCGCCTGGTTCGCCATCATCGCTCTCGTCGCCGCCCTCATCGCCGCCGTGCTGCTCAGCCGCCACAGCAAGCACGCCTCGGCCAGCCTCATCCAGACGATCGAGTCGATCAGCGAGTGA
- a CDS encoding EVE domain-containing protein, whose protein sequence is MSGWLGVIAADHVRRALSLGIGQINHGSRAGLARMSVGDTLVYYSPTEQRGDKKPLREFTALGTIADDEIWQADEGEFTPYRRRVDWADTRPALLAEVTDRLHLTAGPNWGYQLRLGLVPLDDHDVEILRAVMMRGTS, encoded by the coding sequence GTGAGCGGCTGGCTCGGTGTCATCGCCGCCGACCACGTGCGCCGCGCGCTGTCGCTCGGTATCGGTCAGATCAACCACGGCAGCCGCGCGGGCCTCGCTCGAATGAGCGTCGGCGACACGCTCGTCTACTACTCGCCCACCGAACAGCGGGGCGACAAGAAGCCGCTGCGCGAATTCACCGCGCTCGGAACCATCGCCGACGACGAGATCTGGCAGGCCGACGAAGGCGAGTTCACGCCCTACCGGCGGCGGGTCGACTGGGCCGACACGCGCCCTGCACTCCTCGCGGAGGTCACCGACCGACTGCATCTGACGGCGGGGCCGAACTGGGGCTATCAGCTGCGGCTCGGGCTGGTCCCACTCGACGACCACGACGTCGAGATCCTCCGCGCCGTCATGATGCGCGGCACGAGCTAG
- a CDS encoding TetR/AcrR family transcriptional regulator: MEKTVGARRGRVRSETSRTAILDATRDLTNEAGFAHVTIEKIAARAHVGKPTIYRWWQSKNAILAECVVRGEMLPTAEYVTPTDGSHIDVVGVFRIALDYVDANKPLLSGLAAAAFEDPVIAEQMNTHLMRPFELLLHERAGAAGPGPLAPGEISVASLTQLMLGMILLRLGPGATNDDFSADAVFEALMSHVKVDPKDSR, encoded by the coding sequence ATGGAGAAAACCGTCGGGGCCAGACGCGGGCGTGTGCGCAGCGAGACGTCTCGCACCGCGATCCTCGACGCCACGCGGGATCTGACGAACGAAGCCGGCTTCGCCCACGTCACCATCGAGAAGATCGCGGCGCGCGCCCATGTCGGCAAGCCGACGATCTACCGCTGGTGGCAGTCGAAGAACGCCATCCTCGCCGAGTGCGTTGTCCGCGGCGAGATGCTGCCGACGGCGGAGTACGTCACGCCGACCGACGGCTCGCACATCGACGTCGTCGGCGTGTTCCGGATCGCACTCGACTACGTCGATGCGAACAAGCCCCTGCTGAGCGGGCTGGCGGCCGCCGCGTTCGAAGATCCGGTGATCGCCGAGCAGATGAACACGCACCTGATGAGGCCGTTCGAGCTGCTTCTCCATGAGCGGGCGGGTGCGGCCGGCCCCGGCCCCCTCGCCCCGGGTGAGATCTCCGTGGCATCGCTCACCCAGCTCATGCTCGGCATGATCCTGCTGCGCCTCGGGCCCGGCGCGACGAACGACGATTTCTCGGCCGACGCCGTGTTCGAGGCGCTCATGTCGCATGTCAAGGTGGACCCGAAGGACTCCCGGTGA
- a CDS encoding amidohydrolase — translation MPTPPADDVFDAHFHIIDKRFPLVANNGFMPDEFSVADYRAHSAELGITGGVVVSGSFQEFDDTYLVDALETLGQSFVGVVNVADDATDDDLLRLASAGVRGVRFNLYRGGSAGLDSVATLGRRAWDVAGLHSEFYLDAHDLDTLEPLLASLPKVSIDHLGMTSANRDALLRLVSAGVHVKATGFGRVDLDVASTVAEIHAANPAALMFGTDLPSTRARTPFRPADITLLTEALPTGARAALHDNAAAFYGLSA, via the coding sequence GTGCCCACACCCCCGGCGGACGACGTCTTCGACGCCCACTTCCACATCATCGACAAGCGCTTCCCCCTGGTCGCGAACAACGGCTTCATGCCCGACGAGTTCAGCGTCGCCGACTACAGGGCACACTCGGCCGAGCTGGGCATCACGGGCGGTGTCGTCGTCTCCGGGTCCTTCCAGGAGTTCGACGACACCTACCTGGTCGATGCGCTGGAGACCCTCGGCCAGTCGTTCGTCGGCGTCGTCAACGTCGCCGACGATGCGACCGACGACGACCTCCTGCGTCTCGCGAGCGCCGGCGTCCGCGGTGTCCGCTTCAACCTGTACCGCGGCGGCTCCGCCGGCCTCGACAGCGTCGCGACGCTCGGCCGCCGCGCCTGGGACGTCGCCGGCCTGCACTCCGAGTTCTACCTCGACGCGCACGATCTCGACACCCTCGAGCCCCTGCTCGCCTCCCTCCCCAAGGTCAGCATCGACCATCTCGGCATGACGAGCGCGAACCGCGACGCGCTGCTGCGCCTTGTCTCGGCCGGGGTGCACGTCAAGGCGACAGGATTCGGTCGGGTCGACCTCGACGTCGCATCGACGGTCGCCGAGATCCACGCCGCGAACCCGGCGGCACTCATGTTCGGCACCGACCTGCCCAGCACGCGCGCCCGCACGCCCTTCCGCCCCGCCGACATCACCCTGCTCACCGAGGCCCTGCCCACTGGCGCGCGCGCCGCCCTGCACGACAACGCCGCCGCCTTCTACGGCCTCTCCGCCTAG